A section of the Campylobacter porcelli genome encodes:
- a CDS encoding DUF2018 family protein, translating to MIFDDIFGGEPRDKFFDIVYNANRNIVENELEILFSELVALRELAESSGITQTQIDSFKALNPDIMENGLNDIYIDITGKILTQNE from the coding sequence TTGATATTTGATGATATTTTTGGTGGAGAGCCAAGGGATAAATTTTTTGATATAGTCTATAATGCAAATCGCAATATAGTAGAAAATGAGCTTGAAATTTTATTTAGTGAGCTTGTGGCTTTAAGAGAGTTAGCAGAAAGTAGCGGGATTACACAAACGCAAATAGACAGCTTTAAGGCGTTAAATCCTGATATTATGGAGAATGGACTAAATGATATTTATATAGATATAACAGGGAAAATTTTAACCCAAAATGAGTAG